One part of the Stegostoma tigrinum isolate sSteTig4 chromosome 14, sSteTig4.hap1, whole genome shotgun sequence genome encodes these proteins:
- the LOC125457389 gene encoding P2Y purinoceptor 1-like → MRGLQADTMADLPSDDCSINKEFESCYLPIMYIIVFVTGFIGNSVALWMFIFHMRPWSSITVYMFNLALADLFYVFSLPVLIFYYFKESDWIFGEALCKLQRFIFHVNLYGSILFLTCISVHRYTGVVHPMKSLGRLKKKSATIVCVCVWVVVMAGISPILYFSRIRQDTNKANFSRPDANRTTKTICYDTTSKELLGTYFIYSMLTTFFGFCVPFATIMVCYGFIVKALISNDMRTPLRGKSVRLVIIVLAVFAISYLPFHVMKNLNLQSRLYYQGPETCEWNKRVYATYQVTRGLASLNSCVDPILYFLAGDTFRRKFTTTATRFINRNESMV, encoded by the coding sequence ATGAGAGGCCTCCAGGCAGATACAATGGCAGACCTACCATCTGATGACTGCTCCATCAACAAAGAATTTGAGTCTTGCTATCTGCCCATCATGTACATTATCGTGTTTGTCACTGGATTCATTGGAAACAGTGTTGCTCTCTGGATGTTCATCTTTCACATGAGGCCTTGGAGTAGCATCACCGTTTACATGTTTAACCTTGCCCTGGCTGACCTCTTCTACGTCTTCTCTCTGCCCGTTTTAATATTTTACTATTTCAAGGAAAGTGACTGGATCTTCGGAGAGGCGCTGTGTAAACTGCAGAGGTTCATTTTCCACGTTAACCTCTACGGGAGCATCTTGTTTCTGACCTGCATCAGTGTTCACAGGTACACAGGGGTGGTGCACCCCATGAAATCACTGGGCAGGTTGAAGAAAAAATCGGCCAcgattgtgtgcgtgtgcgtgtgggttGTGGTCATGGCTGGGATCTCCCCAATACTGTACTTCTCCCGAATACGGCAGGACACCAATAAAGCTAACTTTTCTCGACCAGATGCTAACAGAACAACAAAAACCATTTGCTATGATACAACGTCTAAAGAGCTCCTGGGCACTTATTTCATTTACAGCATGCTGACTACGTTCTTTGGTTTCTGTGTCCCCTTTGCCACCATTATGGTCTGTTATGGATTTATCGTGAAGGCCTTAATATCTAATGACATGAGGACACCTCTCCGGGGCAAGTCTGTGCGTCTTGTCATCATCGTGTTGGCCGTCTTTGCCATCTCCTATCTCCCCTTCCATGTGATGAAGAATCTAAACCTACAGTCCAGACTCTATTACCAGGGGCCAGAGACATGCGAGTGGAACAAGAGGGTCTACGCCACTTATCAAGTGACCCGGGGGCTTGCCAGCCTCAATAGCTGTGTGGACCCTATCTTGTACTTCCTGGCAGGAGATACTTTCAGGAGGAAGTTCACTACTACTGCCACAAGGTTCATCAATCGGAATGAATCTATGGTCTAG